Proteins encoded by one window of Streptomyces sp. LX-29:
- a CDS encoding ABC transporter ATP-binding protein → MTTIAIDNVSRWFGNVVAVNDVTMTIGPGVTGLLGPNGAGKSTLINMMGGFLAPSTGSVTLDGAPIWRNEQAYRHIGIVPERESMYDFLTGREFVLANAELHGLERPVAAAKKALATVEMEHADTRRISTYSKGMRQRVKMASALVHEPSVLLLDEPFNGMDPRQRMQLMDLLRRMGAEGRTVLFSSHILEEVEQLAAHIEVIVAGRHAASGDFRKIRRLMTDRPHRYLVRSSDDRALAAALIADPSTSGIEVDTREGELRVQAVDFGRFTELLPRVAREHGIRLLTVSPSDESLESVFSYLVAA, encoded by the coding sequence GTGACCACCATCGCCATCGACAACGTCTCGCGCTGGTTCGGAAACGTCGTCGCCGTGAACGACGTGACCATGACCATCGGCCCGGGGGTCACCGGCCTGCTCGGCCCCAACGGCGCCGGGAAGTCCACGCTCATCAACATGATGGGCGGCTTCCTGGCCCCCTCCACCGGAAGCGTCACCCTCGACGGCGCCCCGATCTGGCGCAACGAGCAGGCGTACCGGCACATCGGCATCGTCCCCGAGCGGGAGTCGATGTACGACTTCCTCACCGGGCGCGAGTTCGTGCTCGCCAACGCCGAGCTGCACGGCCTGGAGCGGCCGGTCGCCGCCGCCAAGAAGGCGCTCGCCACGGTCGAGATGGAGCACGCGGACACCCGCAGGATCTCCACGTACAGCAAGGGCATGCGGCAGCGCGTGAAGATGGCGTCGGCGCTGGTGCACGAGCCGTCGGTGCTGCTGCTGGACGAGCCGTTCAACGGAATGGACCCGCGCCAGCGCATGCAGCTGATGGACCTGCTGCGACGGATGGGCGCCGAGGGCCGCACCGTGCTGTTCTCCTCGCACATCCTGGAGGAGGTGGAGCAGCTCGCCGCGCACATCGAGGTGATCGTGGCCGGCCGGCACGCCGCCTCCGGCGACTTCCGCAAGATCCGCCGGCTGATGACCGACCGCCCGCACCGCTACCTGGTGCGCTCCAGCGACGACCGCGCGCTCGCCGCCGCGCTCATCGCCGACCCCTCCACCTCCGGGATCGAGGTCGACACCCGGGAGGGCGAGCTGCGCGTCCAGGCGGTCGACTTCGGCCGCTTCACCGAACTGCTGCCGCGCGTGGCCCGTGAGCACGGCATCCGACTCCTCACGGTCTCGCCCTCCGACGAGTCCCTGGAGAGCGTCTTCTCCTACCTCGTCGCGGCCTGA
- a CDS encoding SDR family oxidoreductase, producing MGEARERRVRSGEVELCVAEWGLAGAADPDRPTVLLLHGYPDSKEVWAPVARRLADRFHVVAYDVRGCGRSTAPSPLRGGYRLELLTDDLLAVAAAVSPDRPVHVVGHDWGSVQGWECATVPRAEGRIASFTSISGPSLDHFGHWIKRRMTRPTPRRMAHLLGQTAKSWYVYALHTPTVPEALWRGPLGRRWPRLLERTEGVPAGDYPTRSLPDDAAHGAWLYRDNVRERMVRPREDAYAHVPVQLIVPTGDAFLSPRIYDDLEQWVPRLTRRTIAAKHWVPRTRPDQLAAWITEFVTSVEGRDGRETGGCVPSPAASAREVNSAYAERFGGQLVLVTGAASGIGRATAFAFAEAGARVVAVDRDAEGAARTAELARLIGAPRAWAETVDVADEQAMEKLAHKVAAEYGVVDVLVNNAGIGLSGSFLDTTTDDWRRVLDVNLWGVIHGCRVFGRQMAERGQGGHIVNTASAAAYQPTRSLPAYGASKAAVLMLSECLRADLADQGIGVSAVCPGFVNTNIAATARFAGVPEHEQRDRQEKAARLYGRRNYPPEKVADAILRAVLRDQAVVPVTPEARVSRLLARVSPRALRAIARIKPPL from the coding sequence ATGGGCGAGGCGCGCGAGCGCCGGGTCCGCAGCGGCGAGGTCGAGCTGTGCGTGGCCGAGTGGGGCCTCGCCGGGGCGGCGGACCCCGACCGCCCCACCGTGCTGCTGCTGCACGGCTACCCGGACAGCAAGGAGGTCTGGGCGCCGGTCGCGCGGCGGCTGGCGGACCGCTTCCATGTGGTCGCGTACGACGTGCGCGGCTGCGGGCGCTCCACCGCCCCCTCCCCGCTGCGCGGCGGCTACCGCCTGGAGCTGCTCACCGACGACCTCCTGGCCGTGGCCGCCGCGGTGAGCCCGGACCGCCCGGTGCACGTGGTGGGCCACGACTGGGGCTCGGTCCAGGGGTGGGAGTGCGCCACCGTCCCCCGCGCCGAGGGGCGCATCGCCTCCTTCACCTCCATCTCGGGCCCCTCTCTCGACCACTTCGGGCACTGGATCAAGCGGCGGATGACCCGCCCCACCCCGCGCCGGATGGCCCACCTGCTCGGCCAGACCGCCAAGTCCTGGTATGTGTACGCGCTGCACACCCCCACCGTCCCGGAGGCGCTGTGGCGCGGCCCGCTCGGCAGGCGCTGGCCACGGCTGTTGGAGCGCACCGAGGGGGTGCCGGCCGGGGACTACCCGACGCGGTCGCTGCCCGACGACGCCGCGCACGGCGCCTGGCTCTACCGGGACAACGTGCGGGAGCGGATGGTCCGGCCGCGCGAGGACGCCTACGCCCATGTGCCGGTGCAGCTGATCGTCCCGACCGGGGACGCCTTCCTCTCCCCGCGGATCTACGACGACCTGGAGCAGTGGGTGCCGCGGCTGACCCGGCGCACCATCGCCGCCAAACACTGGGTCCCGCGCACCCGGCCCGACCAGCTCGCGGCCTGGATCACCGAGTTCGTCACCTCGGTCGAGGGGCGCGACGGCCGGGAGACCGGCGGCTGCGTCCCGAGCCCGGCCGCATCCGCCCGCGAGGTGAACAGCGCCTACGCCGAGCGCTTCGGCGGGCAGCTGGTGCTGGTGACCGGCGCGGCCAGCGGCATCGGCCGGGCCACGGCCTTCGCCTTCGCGGAGGCGGGGGCGCGGGTGGTGGCGGTGGACCGGGACGCGGAGGGCGCCGCGCGCACCGCCGAGCTGGCGCGGCTGATCGGCGCGCCCCGGGCCTGGGCGGAGACCGTCGACGTCGCCGACGAGCAGGCCATGGAGAAGCTCGCGCACAAGGTCGCCGCCGAGTACGGGGTGGTGGACGTGCTGGTCAACAACGCCGGCATCGGGTTGTCCGGCTCCTTCCTGGACACCACCACGGACGACTGGCGCAGGGTCCTCGACGTCAATCTGTGGGGCGTGATCCACGGCTGCCGGGTCTTCGGCCGGCAGATGGCCGAGCGCGGCCAAGGCGGACACATCGTCAACACCGCCTCGGCCGCGGCCTACCAGCCCACCCGCTCGCTGCCCGCCTACGGCGCGTCCAAGGCGGCCGTGCTGATGCTCAGCGAGTGCCTGCGGGCGGACCTCGCCGACCAGGGCATCGGTGTCTCCGCCGTCTGCCCCGGCTTCGTCAACACGAACATCGCCGCCACCGCGCGCTTCGCGGGCGTCCCGGAGCACGAGCAGCGGGACCGACAGGAGAAGGCCGCACGACTGTACGGGCGGCGCAACTACCCGCCGGAGAAGGTCGCGGACGCCATCCTGCGCGCGGTGCTGCGTGACCAGGCGGTGGTGCCGGTCACCCCGGAGGCGCGCGTCTCCCGGCTGCTGGCGCGCGTCTCGCCGCGGGCCCTGCGCGCCATAGCCCGCATCAAGCCGCCGCTGTAG
- a CDS encoding M24 family metallopeptidase translates to MTSAVGGWQDTELRGFREAQRLGYECAEAVAARLRPGVTEREAARMQREWLRERGVRDWFHLPFAWFGDRTAFVGFRVPLQFFPTNRRLEPGMPFILDLAPVFKGYPADVGYAGCLGPDALHERLLTDLREHRELILREVRERRSLREIYADVDRLMARQGYANRHRAYPFGVIAHRVDRVRERRWSPRLFGFGTQSLKGLASDAVRGHREGWSPLWSPHRFSDHPPRPGLWAVEPHLGFRGTGVKFEELLVVTDSRDPEESAFWLDDDLPHVRRWNEEVS, encoded by the coding sequence ATGACCTCAGCGGTGGGCGGGTGGCAGGACACGGAGCTGCGGGGCTTCAGGGAGGCGCAGCGCCTGGGGTACGAGTGCGCCGAGGCGGTCGCCGCGCGGCTGCGCCCCGGGGTGACCGAGCGGGAGGCGGCCCGGATGCAGCGGGAGTGGCTGCGCGAGCGCGGGGTGCGGGACTGGTTCCACCTGCCCTTCGCCTGGTTCGGGGACCGCACCGCCTTCGTGGGCTTCCGCGTGCCGCTCCAGTTCTTCCCCACCAACCGGCGCCTGGAGCCGGGCATGCCGTTCATCCTCGATCTCGCCCCGGTGTTCAAGGGATACCCGGCCGATGTGGGGTACGCGGGCTGCCTCGGCCCCGACGCCCTGCACGAGCGGCTCCTGACCGACCTGCGGGAGCACCGTGAGCTGATCCTGCGCGAGGTGCGCGAGCGGCGCTCGCTCCGCGAGATCTACGCGGACGTGGACCGGCTGATGGCCCGCCAGGGCTATGCCAACCGACACCGGGCCTATCCCTTCGGGGTCATCGCGCACCGGGTGGACCGGGTCCGGGAGCGCCGCTGGTCGCCCCGGCTGTTCGGGTTCGGCACCCAGAGCCTCAAGGGCCTGGCCTCGGACGCGGTGCGCGGCCACCGCGAGGGCTGGTCCCCGCTGTGGAGCCCGCACCGCTTCTCCGACCACCCGCCGCGGCCGGGTCTCTGGGCGGTCGAGCCGCACCTCGGCTTCCGCGGCACCGGAGTGAAGTTCGAGGAGCTCCTCGTGGTCACCGACTCCCGGGACCCCGAGGAGAGCGCCTTCTGGCTGGACGACGACCTGCCGCATGTGCGGCGCTGGAACGAGGAGGTCTCGTGA
- a CDS encoding ABC transporter permease, whose translation MTQPDVNVIHNIGYRHYDGPRLGRAYARRSLFSQSLRGAYGLGRSAKSKVLPFILLAVMCLPAGIIVATAVTLKSEKLPVEYTEYALLLQAVIGLYIAAQAPQSVSRDLRFKTVPLYFSRPIETVDYVLAKFAAMASALFLLTAAPVLILYVGALLAKLDFVEQTKGVAQGLVSVALLSLLFAGIGLVIAALTPRRGFGVAAIIAVLTISYGAVSAVQAIAFGQGSTDAISWLGLFSPITLVDGVQTAFLGATSQFPGQYGPDAATGAVYLLVLLGLIAGSYGLLMRRYRKAGL comes from the coding sequence ATGACGCAGCCTGACGTCAACGTCATCCACAACATCGGCTACCGCCACTACGACGGACCGCGGCTGGGCCGCGCCTACGCCCGCCGCTCGCTGTTCTCCCAGAGCCTGCGCGGCGCCTACGGGCTGGGCCGGTCGGCGAAGTCCAAGGTGCTGCCGTTCATCCTGCTCGCCGTGATGTGCCTGCCCGCCGGGATCATCGTGGCGACGGCGGTCACCCTGAAGTCGGAGAAGCTGCCCGTGGAGTACACGGAGTACGCGCTCCTGCTCCAGGCCGTCATCGGGCTGTACATCGCCGCACAGGCCCCGCAGTCCGTCTCCCGCGATCTGCGCTTCAAGACCGTCCCGCTGTACTTCTCCCGCCCCATCGAGACGGTCGACTACGTCCTGGCCAAGTTCGCGGCCATGGCCTCCGCCCTCTTCCTGCTCACCGCCGCCCCCGTGCTGATCCTGTACGTGGGCGCCCTGCTCGCCAAGCTCGACTTCGTGGAACAGACGAAGGGCGTGGCGCAAGGACTGGTCTCCGTGGCCCTGTTGTCCCTCCTGTTCGCCGGCATCGGCCTGGTCATCGCCGCGCTCACCCCGCGCCGCGGCTTCGGCGTCGCCGCCATCATCGCCGTGCTCACCATCTCCTACGGGGCGGTCAGCGCGGTCCAGGCCATCGCCTTCGGCCAGGGCAGCACCGACGCCATCAGCTGGCTCGGCCTGTTCTCGCCGATCACCCTGGTCGACGGCGTGCAGACGGCCTTCCTGGGCGCCACCTCGCAGTTCCCCGGCCAGTACGGCCCCGACGCCGCGACCGGAGCCGTCTACCTCCTCGTCCTCCTCGGCCTCATCGCCGGCTCGTACGGCCTGCTGATGCGCCGCTACCGAAAGGCCGGGCTGTAA
- a CDS encoding MerR family transcriptional regulator, translating to MPGSGHAATPGEERRAREYRIEDLAHHSGATVRTIRAYQDRGLLPRPERRGRANVYGDAHLSRLRQIADLLDRGYTLASIKELLEAWDAGRGLGGVLGLVAEVDGPWTDEEAGRISRAELNARFGGRPDDAAVAEALELGVLEPLPGHDDEFLVPSPQELAVAAELHAAGVPLLAISGHLRELRTRVEHIAGRFLDFTTEHVFQPYLDHPPTDAEAAEAAALVRRLRPLAQQTVDAELARAMRTLATRYLRRHLDEATAPPHAAGRLTPPAAPTTPPTEPGPLPAEPGPLPAEPGPLPAEPGPLSAEAVFLPAEAVRAVRSLVGPADTPAFIAAAAIREVNARTMDALVAGRGEAAGGTGSGGADGRS from the coding sequence GTGCCGGGAAGCGGGCACGCCGCCACACCGGGTGAGGAGCGGCGGGCTCGGGAGTACCGGATCGAGGACCTGGCCCACCACAGTGGCGCCACCGTCCGCACGATCCGCGCCTATCAGGACCGCGGCCTGCTGCCCCGACCGGAGCGGCGGGGCCGGGCCAACGTCTACGGCGACGCCCACCTGTCCCGACTGCGGCAGATCGCCGACCTGCTCGACCGCGGCTACACCCTGGCCAGCATCAAGGAGCTGCTGGAGGCGTGGGACGCCGGCCGCGGCCTGGGCGGGGTGCTCGGCCTGGTCGCCGAGGTCGACGGCCCCTGGACCGACGAGGAGGCCGGCCGCATCAGCCGTGCCGAGCTGAACGCCCGCTTCGGCGGACGGCCGGACGACGCGGCCGTGGCGGAGGCGCTCGAGCTGGGTGTGCTGGAGCCGCTGCCCGGCCACGACGACGAGTTCCTCGTCCCCAGCCCGCAGGAGCTCGCCGTCGCCGCCGAGCTGCACGCCGCCGGGGTGCCCCTGCTCGCCATCTCGGGCCACCTCCGGGAGTTGCGCACCCGGGTCGAGCACATCGCCGGTCGCTTTCTCGACTTCACCACCGAGCATGTCTTCCAGCCGTATCTGGACCACCCGCCGACCGACGCCGAGGCCGCCGAGGCAGCGGCCCTCGTCCGTCGGCTGCGGCCCCTCGCCCAGCAGACGGTCGACGCCGAGCTGGCCCGCGCCATGCGCACCCTCGCCACCCGCTATCTGCGTCGACATCTCGACGAGGCGACGGCGCCACCCCACGCGGCCGGGCGCCTGACGCCGCCCGCCGCCCCGACGACGCCTCCCACCGAGCCGGGTCCGCTCCCCGCCGAGCCGGGTCCGCTCCCCGCCGAGCCGGGTCCGCTCCCCGCCGAGCCGGGACCCCTCTCCGCCGAGGCGGTGTTCCTCCCCGCCGAGGCGGTGCGGGCCGTCCGGTCCCTCGTCGGACCCGCCGACACCCCCGCCTTCATCGCGGCCGCCGCCATCCGCGAGGTGAACGCTCGCACGATGGACGCCCTGGTGGCCGGCCGCGGCGAAGCCGCCGGCGGGACCGGATCAGGCGGCGCGGACGGCCGGAGCTGA
- the serS gene encoding serine--tRNA ligase: MIDLRLLREDPDRVRASQRARGEDVALVDALLSADERRRSSSVRFDELRAEQKSLGKLIPKAAGDEKAALLKKAGELSAAVKAADAEQDEAAQETQRLLLQLGNLVHPDVPVGGEDDFTVLEEFGSARDFAAEGFEPKDHLELGELLGAIDTERGAKVSGSRFYYLTGVGALLELALVNAAMAQATAAGFTPMLTPALVKPKAMEGTGFLGQAAEDVYYLDKEDLFLVGTSEVPLAAYHMDEILDVSELPRRYAGFSPCFRREAGSYGKDTRGIFRVHQFDKVEMFVYTTPEDAEAEHQRLLEWEKQWLTSLELPFRVIDLASGDLGSSATRKFDCEAWIPTQGKYRELTSTSNTTEFQSRRLSIRMRDGKQVRPLATLNGTLCAVPRTIVAILENHQQPDGSVRVPEVLRPYLGGREFLEPVKRTK, encoded by the coding sequence GTGATTGACCTTCGCCTGCTCCGTGAGGACCCCGACCGTGTGCGCGCCTCCCAGCGCGCCCGTGGAGAGGACGTCGCCCTCGTCGACGCGCTGCTCTCCGCCGACGAGCGGCGCAGGTCCTCCAGTGTCCGCTTCGATGAGCTGCGCGCCGAGCAGAAGTCGCTCGGCAAGCTCATCCCCAAGGCCGCCGGCGACGAGAAGGCCGCCCTGCTGAAGAAGGCCGGCGAGCTGTCCGCGGCGGTCAAGGCCGCCGACGCCGAGCAGGACGAGGCGGCGCAGGAGACCCAGCGGCTGCTGCTGCAGCTGGGCAACCTGGTCCACCCGGACGTGCCCGTGGGCGGCGAGGACGACTTCACCGTCCTGGAGGAGTTCGGCAGCGCGCGCGACTTCGCCGCCGAGGGCTTCGAGCCCAAGGACCACCTGGAGCTGGGCGAGCTGCTCGGCGCCATCGACACCGAGCGCGGCGCCAAGGTCTCCGGCTCCCGCTTCTACTACCTGACGGGCGTCGGCGCGCTGCTGGAGCTGGCCCTGGTCAACGCGGCCATGGCGCAGGCCACCGCGGCCGGCTTCACGCCCATGCTCACCCCCGCCCTGGTCAAGCCGAAGGCCATGGAGGGCACCGGCTTCCTCGGCCAGGCCGCCGAGGACGTCTACTACCTCGACAAGGAAGACCTCTTCCTGGTCGGTACGTCCGAGGTGCCGCTGGCCGCGTACCACATGGACGAGATCCTGGACGTCAGCGAGCTGCCGCGGCGCTACGCGGGCTTCTCGCCGTGCTTCCGGCGCGAGGCGGGTTCGTACGGCAAGGACACCCGCGGCATCTTCCGGGTGCACCAGTTCGACAAGGTGGAGATGTTCGTCTACACCACCCCGGAGGACGCCGAGGCCGAGCACCAGCGGCTGCTGGAGTGGGAGAAGCAGTGGCTGACCTCGCTGGAGCTGCCGTTCCGGGTGATCGACCTGGCCTCGGGCGACCTGGGCTCGTCGGCGACGCGGAAGTTCGACTGTGAGGCGTGGATCCCCACCCAGGGCAAGTACCGCGAGCTGACCTCCACCTCGAACACCACCGAGTTCCAGTCGCGCCGGCTGTCGATCCGGATGCGCGACGGCAAGCAGGTGCGCCCGCTGGCGACGCTCAACGGCACGCTGTGCGCGGTGCCGCGCACCATCGTGGCCATTCTGGAGAACCACCAGCAGCCCGACGGCTCGGTGCGGGTGCCCGAGGTGCTGCGCCCCTACCTGGGCGGGCGGGAGTTCCTGGAGCCGGTGAAGCGGACCAAATGA
- a CDS encoding phospholipase yields MRRLTTSLAATAVTTAAAIALASPAEAAPADKQQVLSGWTQTSATSYSSWTAARASQGGWSAYGFDWSTDYCSSSPDNPFGFPFELSCARHDFGYRNYKAAGTFEANKSRLDSAFYEDLKRVCNRYSGATKSSCTTTAWTYYQAVRIFG; encoded by the coding sequence ATGCGTCGGCTGACCACCAGCCTCGCCGCGACGGCCGTCACCACGGCCGCGGCGATCGCCCTCGCCTCGCCCGCCGAGGCCGCCCCCGCGGACAAGCAGCAGGTCCTCTCCGGTTGGACCCAGACCAGCGCCACCAGCTACAGCTCCTGGACCGCCGCCCGCGCCAGCCAGGGCGGCTGGTCCGCCTACGGCTTCGACTGGTCCACCGACTACTGCAGCAGCTCGCCCGACAACCCCTTCGGGTTCCCCTTCGAACTCTCCTGTGCCCGTCACGACTTCGGCTACCGCAACTACAAGGCGGCCGGCACCTTCGAGGCCAACAAGTCCCGCCTGGACAGTGCCTTCTACGAGGACCTCAAGCGGGTCTGCAACCGCTACAGCGGCGCCACCAAGAGCTCGTGCACCACCACGGCGTGGACCTACTACCAGGCCGTGCGCATCTTCGGCTGA
- a CDS encoding HAD family hydrolase → MSDAGAAAEPHKATTAAPHAEPEGSAPAGLPYRLIATDLDGTLLRSDETISARTRAALEAVCALGAAHIVVTGRGVPWTRHILDDLGYEGLAVCGQGGQVYHAGERRLLTSVTMDRQLAALALAKIEAEVGPLFLAATRDGIEGEVLVGPGYRTQEGPLPVRRFEDPTELWAEPINKVYIQHPRLDDDALVAAAHAAAGGLVGVVLAGPGIVELLPLGLSKATGLSLAARRLGLKAADTIAFGDMPNDIPMFRWAGRGVAMADAHPELKAVADEVTASNDADGIAVVLERLFPIG, encoded by the coding sequence ATGAGCGACGCGGGCGCGGCCGCCGAGCCGCACAAGGCGACGACGGCCGCACCGCACGCGGAGCCTGAGGGCTCCGCGCCCGCGGGGCTTCCGTACCGGTTGATCGCGACGGATCTCGACGGGACGCTGCTGCGCTCCGACGAGACGATCTCGGCGCGCACCCGTGCGGCGCTGGAAGCCGTCTGCGCGCTGGGGGCGGCGCACATCGTGGTCACCGGCCGCGGCGTGCCGTGGACCCGGCACATACTGGACGACCTGGGCTACGAGGGCCTGGCGGTGTGCGGCCAGGGCGGCCAGGTCTACCACGCGGGCGAGCGGCGGCTGTTGACGTCGGTGACGATGGACCGGCAGCTCGCCGCGCTGGCGCTGGCCAAGATCGAGGCTGAGGTCGGTCCGCTGTTCCTGGCCGCGACCAGGGACGGCATCGAGGGTGAGGTGCTGGTCGGCCCCGGATACCGCACGCAGGAGGGGCCGCTGCCGGTGCGGCGGTTCGAGGATCCCACCGAGCTGTGGGCCGAGCCGATCAACAAGGTCTACATCCAGCATCCGCGGCTGGACGACGACGCGCTGGTGGCGGCGGCCCACGCGGCGGCCGGGGGCCTGGTCGGGGTCGTGTTGGCGGGTCCGGGCATCGTGGAGCTGCTGCCGCTGGGCCTGTCCAAGGCGACGGGGCTGTCGCTGGCCGCCCGTCGGCTGGGGCTGAAGGCCGCCGACACCATCGCCTTCGGCGACATGCCGAACGACATCCCGATGTTCCGCTGGGCCGGGCGCGGGGTCGCCATGGCCGACGCCCATCCGGAGCTCAAGGCCGTCGCGGACGAGGTCACGGCCTCGAACGACGCGGACGGCATCGCGGTCGTCCTGGAGCGGCTGTTCCCGATCGGCTGA
- a CDS encoding metal-dependent hydrolase, which produces MTDPYPIRPRRVAFDWQRTPLHWIPDEPTATHVINVLHLLLPAGERWFVKVFKEALPLVDDPVLLKDVKGFMGQEATHSVQHSHVLDHLADQGLDTRPYTRRVEWMFDRLLGERPPLGLPLTDREWLRYRLSLIAAIEQFTAVLGDWVLRAEALDRADCDPVMLDLLRWHGAEEVEHRAVAFDMYQHCGGSGLPRYARRVEGMAVAAPALLWLWAVGASYLIRHDPRLARRLRYSLREHNRAVRKGLLPSWRELGGAIPRYLRRSYHPSHEGSLRRAVDYLATSPAARAAAGATGRAAAS; this is translated from the coding sequence ATGACCGACCCCTATCCGATCCGCCCGCGCCGGGTCGCCTTCGACTGGCAGCGCACCCCGCTGCACTGGATACCGGACGAGCCCACCGCCACTCATGTCATCAACGTGCTGCACCTGCTGCTGCCCGCCGGGGAGCGCTGGTTCGTCAAGGTCTTCAAGGAGGCCCTGCCGCTGGTGGACGACCCGGTGCTGCTGAAGGACGTCAAGGGCTTCATGGGGCAGGAGGCCACACACAGCGTCCAGCACTCCCACGTCCTGGACCACCTGGCGGACCAGGGCCTGGACACCAGGCCCTACACCCGCCGCGTGGAGTGGATGTTCGACCGGCTGCTCGGCGAGCGGCCGCCGCTGGGTCTCCCGCTGACCGACCGGGAGTGGCTGCGCTACCGGCTCTCGCTGATAGCGGCGATCGAGCAGTTCACCGCGGTGCTCGGGGACTGGGTGCTGCGCGCGGAGGCGCTGGACCGCGCCGACTGCGACCCGGTCATGCTGGACCTGCTGCGCTGGCACGGCGCGGAGGAGGTGGAGCACCGCGCGGTGGCGTTCGACATGTACCAGCACTGCGGCGGCTCCGGCCTGCCGCGCTACGCCCGCCGCGTCGAGGGCATGGCCGTGGCGGCCCCGGCGCTGCTGTGGCTGTGGGCCGTCGGCGCCTCCTACCTGATCCGCCACGACCCGCGGCTCGCCCGACGGCTGCGGTACTCCCTGCGGGAGCACAACCGGGCCGTGCGCAAGGGGCTGCTGCCGAGCTGGCGCGAGCTCGGCGGCGCGATACCCCGCTACCTCAGGAGGTCGTACCATCCCTCGCACGAGGGGTCGCTGCGCCGGGCCGTCGACTATCTGGCCACCTCACCCGCGGCCCGTGCCGCGGCGGGCGCGACAGGCCGCGCGGCCGCCTCGTAG
- a CDS encoding ABC transporter ATP-binding protein, giving the protein MARATTVEGVTVIATEGLSKRYPRVTALDRLSVDITPGVTGLVGANGAGKSTLIKILLGLSPASEGTARVLGLDVATEGSAIRERVGYMPEHDCLPPDVSATEFVVHMARMSGLPPAAARERTADTLRHVGLYEERYRPIGGYSTGMKQRVKLAQALVHDPQLVLLDEPTNGLDPVGRDEMLGLIRRVHTDFGISVLVTSHLLGELERTCDHVVVIDGGRLLRSSSTSDFTQATASLAVEVTDHEDALLARLTAAGLEVGTDGRLLLVDIADEETYDTVRDAVVDLGVGLVRMEQRRHRIAEIFRDADRAADTADRAGGAPAPHAPGTGDHAQHPAQQKEAVGHDAA; this is encoded by the coding sequence GTGGCGCGCGCCACTACCGTCGAAGGCGTGACTGTGATCGCTACCGAAGGCCTGAGCAAGCGGTACCCCCGGGTGACCGCGCTCGACCGGCTCTCCGTCGACATCACACCGGGCGTCACCGGCCTGGTGGGTGCCAACGGCGCCGGCAAATCCACGCTCATCAAGATCCTCCTGGGGCTCTCCCCCGCCAGCGAGGGCACCGCCCGCGTGCTCGGGCTCGACGTGGCCACCGAGGGCAGCGCCATCCGCGAGCGGGTCGGCTACATGCCCGAGCACGACTGTCTGCCGCCCGACGTCTCGGCCACCGAGTTCGTCGTCCACATGGCACGCATGTCGGGGCTGCCGCCGGCCGCCGCCCGCGAGCGCACCGCCGACACGCTGCGCCACGTCGGCCTCTACGAGGAGCGCTACCGCCCCATCGGCGGCTACTCCACCGGCATGAAACAGCGCGTCAAGCTGGCCCAGGCGCTGGTCCACGACCCGCAGCTGGTGCTGCTGGACGAGCCGACCAACGGCCTGGACCCGGTCGGCCGCGACGAGATGCTGGGCCTGATCCGCCGCGTCCACACCGACTTCGGCATCTCGGTCCTGGTCACCTCGCACCTCCTCGGCGAGCTGGAGCGGACCTGCGACCACGTCGTGGTCATCGACGGCGGCAGGCTGCTGCGCTCCAGCTCCACCAGCGACTTCACCCAGGCCACCGCCTCCCTCGCGGTCGAGGTGACCGACCACGAGGACGCGCTGCTGGCCCGGCTCACCGCCGCCGGCCTGGAGGTCGGCACCGACGGCCGGCTGCTGCTGGTCGACATCGCCGACGAGGAGACCTACGACACCGTGCGGGACGCGGTCGTCGACCTCGGCGTGGGCCTGGTGCGCATGGAACAGCGCCGGCACCGCATCGCCGAGATCTTCCGCGACGCGGACCGCGCGGCCGACACCGCGGACCGCGCGGGCGGCGCCCCGGCCCCGCACGCCCCGGGCACCGGCGACCACGCGCAGCACCCCGCACAGCAGAAGGAGGCGGTCGGCCATGACGCAGCCTGA